The following proteins are co-located in the [Pasteurella] mairii genome:
- the kdkA gene encoding 3-deoxy-D-manno-octulosonic acid kinase: MLEFQLKKQFFIFNFSQPLADQAHFFEPDYWQQQNRILGSAKGRGTTWFVQTQDLFGVNCALRHYYRGGLWGKINKDRYYFTSLQETRSFAEFHLLNRLYQAELPVPKPIGARVHQHALGCYSADILTERIENAQDLTALLQHSELSAAAWQQIGSLIRRLHDMQICHTDLNAHNILVQHTAETEKYWLLDFDKCGEKSGDFWKAENLQRLHRSFVKEVERLGIGFSEQHWQHLLAGYGR, translated from the coding sequence ATGCTTGAATTCCAACTGAAAAAACAGTTTTTTATTTTTAATTTCAGCCAACCGCTGGCTGACCAAGCGCATTTTTTTGAGCCTGACTACTGGCAACAACAAAATCGCATTTTAGGTTCTGCCAAAGGGCGTGGAACCACATGGTTTGTGCAAACTCAGGATTTATTTGGTGTCAATTGCGCTCTGCGCCATTATTATCGTGGCGGACTTTGGGGTAAAATCAACAAAGATCGTTATTATTTCACGTCACTACAAGAAACGCGCAGTTTTGCCGAATTTCATCTCTTAAATCGTCTCTATCAAGCCGAATTACCGGTACCCAAACCAATAGGCGCGCGCGTGCATCAACACGCCTTGGGTTGCTACAGCGCCGATATTTTGACAGAACGCATTGAAAACGCGCAGGATTTGACCGCACTTTTACAACACTCCGAATTATCCGCCGCGGCATGGCAACAAATCGGCAGCTTAATCCGCCGCCTACATGATATGCAAATCTGCCATACTGACTTAAATGCACACAACATTTTAGTGCAACACACAGCCGAAACGGAAAAGTATTGGTTGTTGGATTTTGATAAGTGCGGTGAAAAATCCGGTGATTTTTGGAAAGCCGAAAACTTACAACGTTTGCACCGCTCTTTTGTCAAAGAAGTCGAACGCCTCGGTATTGGCTTCTCCGAACAACATTGGCAACATTTATTAGCGGGATATGGACGTTAA
- the opsX gene encoding glycosyltransferase: MPLFTQQPKSLCILRLSAIGDTCHVLAAVQQIQHHWQQTQITWIIGKTEAALFRHVKGIRFVVYDKKSGWKGVLALWKQLKDCHFDALLNMQTAFRASLLSLGIKANYKIGFGKQRAREGQRLFTNRRIEDPATPHVLDGFLAFVAYLGVPVSPPTWDLGITDEMRQQVVPYLDPNRRNLLISPCSSKAEKDWLPQRYAAIANYANQRHMHVILCGSPAAREMAMVQDIVAHCDFTPTNLCGKTSLLELSALIGLVDLVIAPDSGPAHIATTQGTPIVGLYAYHNPLRTGPYYNLDNVVSVYEQNVRKEFGKPSAQLPWATKLKGKNLMAEIQVEDVIAAIEKIENSKG; the protein is encoded by the coding sequence ATGCCACTTTTTACACAACAGCCAAAATCCCTTTGTATCCTCCGTTTATCCGCTATCGGCGATACTTGCCATGTACTTGCTGCGGTGCAGCAAATTCAGCACCATTGGCAACAAACACAGATCACATGGATCATCGGTAAGACGGAAGCCGCGCTTTTTCGCCATGTGAAAGGAATTCGTTTTGTGGTGTATGACAAAAAAAGTGGCTGGAAGGGCGTGTTGGCGTTGTGGAAGCAGTTAAAAGACTGTCATTTTGATGCGCTACTCAATATGCAAACCGCCTTTCGTGCTTCATTGCTTTCATTGGGCATCAAAGCCAATTACAAAATCGGTTTTGGTAAACAACGCGCTCGAGAGGGACAAAGGTTGTTTACCAATCGGCGCATTGAGGATCCGGCAACGCCACACGTATTAGACGGTTTTTTAGCCTTTGTCGCTTACTTGGGGGTTCCGGTAAGTCCGCCAACTTGGGATTTGGGGATAACCGATGAAATGCGCCAGCAAGTGGTACCTTATTTGGATCCAAACAGACGTAATCTCTTGATTTCTCCTTGCTCCAGCAAAGCGGAAAAAGATTGGTTGCCGCAACGTTATGCGGCGATTGCAAATTACGCCAATCAACGCCATATGCACGTTATTTTATGTGGTTCGCCGGCAGCGCGCGAAATGGCGATGGTACAAGATATTGTGGCACATTGTGATTTTACGCCAACGAATTTATGCGGTAAAACCTCGCTCTTAGAACTTTCGGCATTGATTGGTTTGGTGGATTTGGTTATCGCACCAGATAGTGGTCCGGCACATATCGCCACTACGCAAGGCACACCGATTGTTGGGCTATATGCCTATCATAATCCGTTGCGCACCGGTCCTTATTACAATTTGGACAATGTCGTGTCCGTATATGAGCAAAATGTGCGAAAAGAATTTGGCAAACCCTCAGCCCAATTGCCTTGGGCAACAAAATTAAAAGGCAAAAATCTGATGGCAGAAATTCAGGTGGAAGATGTGATTGCCGCGATCGAAAAAATAGAAAATTCAAAAGGATAA
- a CDS encoding cytochrome b/b6 family protein: MAIKRNQRQRKKMHLAEFQELGFLVNWQFAENTPVEQVDEVVDRFITEVIQPNGLAYEGSGYLHWEGLVCLEKLGKCDENHRTLVKNWLEQNGLQQIEISELFDIWWDYPAK, translated from the coding sequence ATGGCTATCAAACGTAATCAAAGACAACGTAAAAAAATGCACCTTGCCGAATTCCAAGAATTGGGCTTTTTAGTGAACTGGCAATTTGCGGAAAATACGCCGGTTGAACAAGTGGATGAAGTCGTTGATCGCTTTATCACCGAAGTAATTCAACCGAACGGACTTGCCTATGAAGGAAGCGGTTATTTGCATTGGGAAGGTTTAGTTTGCTTGGAAAAACTGGGCAAATGCGACGAAAACCACCGCACTTTAGTCAAAAATTGGCTGGAGCAAAATGGATTACAACAAATCGAAATCAGTGAATTATTCGATATTTGGTGGGATTATCCAGCAAAATAA